From a single Arachis hypogaea cultivar Tifrunner chromosome 3, arahy.Tifrunner.gnm2.J5K5, whole genome shotgun sequence genomic region:
- the LOC112791358 gene encoding uncharacterized protein — translation MLEKIGLPPKPSLRGNTWVVDSSHCQGCSSQFTFINRKHHCRRCGGLFCNSCTQQRMVLRGQGDSPVRICEPCKKLEEAARFELRQGRRLGRGNVKSTSRDEDEVLSQILGSGREEKAPSSQKSIGTASSSSAKGFSNSDDSEIQQFVSNDKPDILGIDVGSTTPDELRQQALEEKRKYKILKGEGKSEEALRSFKRGKELERQADSLEIQLRKNRKKMLSSGNLSDIHNKGSPEEVGSKTKSLPHAGKEKDDLMSELRELGWSDMDLHSEDRKPASLSLEGELSSIIGEVRPKTGEEKGSRIDKTEVVALKKKALTLKREGRLAEAKEELKRAKILEKQLEEQELLAEAEDSDDELSALIRSMDSEKEGSNLHDHGKGFDLDGLIHISDDLGANFEVTEEDMMDPELAVALESIGWTEPEQTFIKSQTIDKEAVLSEIQYLKREALNQKRAGNTEEAMASLKKAKLLERGFESEDSTIFEKSTAVQKNMSSDITGNGSDSIQFDERNTNATNTSASKMASKSRLMIQRELLSSKKKALTLRREGKLNEAEEEMRKGADLERQLTELDKASNLKAPQISSTTDNVLHTSRKHSDIHRNMQVEEGSEDDVTDQDMSDPAYLSLLKDLGWNDDSNEPSSSPSKLLKKENDHSLPVSDASLTKNSRAPRKNKGQIQRELLGLKRKALALRREGKAEDAEEVLSMAKALETELSELEAPKNEARVEATMMTHEILNPPLESAIDEESNTLVSEEDMRDPALNSMLVNLGWKDEFEPVTVKKDPAKKEPYIHNSSSGIPAKASRSKGEIQRELLALKRKALALRRQGEIEEAEEVLRMAKSLEAQMEDEKSVMPESSDLQEKPESLRSTVEADKGSDTNIPFLRESGNSVLPPSQPIENKDPLSAKVSASRENLAEKMNTAQTTDNITSDGHSMHSIDRLTSDGSTSSSQTTNPIHLGSSENLNQDQQLKNRVTTKRELTGTNEKPSISKLNAAQNYASMDHLHQDILAHKRKAVTLKREGKLAEAKEELRQAKLLEKSLEDGSVQPITSSANNVPDASHAVKKQESTSVAAKQESTSVASKPLSSRDRFKLQQESLGHKRQALKLRREDRTEEAEAEFEKAKAIETQLEELAAHDANKPDAAEDVTVEDFLDPQLLSALKAIGIEDANVASRGPERQEPVKSNVTKGENSNQERIQLEERIKDEKRKAVNLKRSGKQAEALDALRRAKMYEKKLNSMTSG, via the exons ATGTTGGAGAAGATCGGGTTGCCGCCAAAGCCTTCACTGCGAGGGAATACTTGGGTCGTCGATTCCTCACACTGCCAGGGATGTTCCTCTCAGTTCACCTTCATCAATCGCaag CATCATTGTAGAAGGTGTGGGGGCTTGTTTTGCAACAGTTGTACCCAGCAAAGAATGGTTTTACGTGGACAAGGTGATTCCCCTGTACGTATTTGTGAACCATGTAAGAAGCTAGAAGAGGCAGCACGGTTTGAGTTGAGACAGGGACGCAGATTGGGAAGAg GGAACGTGAAATCAACTTCTAGAGATGAGGATGAAGTTTTAAGCCAGATTCTTGGTTCTGGTAGAGAGGAAAAAGCTCCCAGCAGTCAAAAATCAATTGGCACTGCATCATCTTCAAGTGCTAAGGGATTTTCTAATTCTGATGACAGCGAAATACAACAATTTGTCTCAAATGATAAGCCTGATATTCTGGGCATTGATGTTGGATCCACCACTCCTGATGAGTTACGTCAGCAAGCATTGGAGGAAAAAAGGAAGTACAAAATTCTGAAAGGAGAAGGGAAATCTGAGGAGGCCTTGAGATCTTTTAAGAGAGGAAAGGAACTTGAGAGGCAGGCTGATTCTTTGGAAATTCAGTTAAGGAAGAACCGTAAGAAGATGTTATCTTCTGGAAACTTGTCAGACATTCATAACAAAGGTAGTCCAGAAGAGGTTGGCAGTAAAACAAAGTCACTTCCTCATGCGGGTAAAGAAAAGGACGATCTTATGTCTGAACTTAGAGAGCTGGGTTGGTCTGATATGGATCTACATAGTGAAGATAGAAAGCCAGCAAGCTTGAGTTTGGAGGGTGAACTGTCATCAATCATTGGAGAAGTCCGTCCGAAGACTGGtgaagaaaagggcagcagaATTGACAAGACTGAGGTTGTTGCTCTGAAAAAAAAGGCTCTTACATTGAAGCGTGAGGGTAGGCTTGCAGAGGCGAAAGAGGAATTAAAAAGAGCTAAAATTCTTGAAAAGCAGCTGGAAGAACAGGAACTCCTAGCTGAAGCTGAAGATTCTGATGATGAACTATCAGCACTTATCCGTAGCATGGATAGTGAAAAAGAAGGTTCAAATCTGCATGATCATGGGAAAGGTTTTGATCTTGATGGCCTTATTCATATTTCTGATGATCTTGGTGCTAATTTTGAAGTGACTGAAGAGGATATGATGGACCCTGAATTAGCTGTTGCTTTGGAGTCAATAGGTTGGACTGAACCTGAACAAACATTCATAAAGTCCCAAACCATTGACAAAGAAGCAGTGCTTAGTGAAATTCAATATTTGAAAAGAGAAGCTCTTAATCAGAAGCGGGCAGGTAATACTGAAGAAGCAATGGCATCCTTAAAAAAGGCGAAGTTATTAGAAAGGGGCTTTGAGTCGGAAGACAGCACCATATTTGAAAAGTCCACTGCTGTTCAGAAAAATATGAGTTCTGACATTACAGGTAATGGATCAGACTCCATTCAATTTGATGAGAGAAATACTAATGCCACTAATACTTCTGCTTCAAAAATGGCATCAAAAAGCCGACTGATGATTCAGAGAGAGCTTTTGAGCTCGAAAAAGAAGGCTCTTACCTTGAGAAGGGAAGGAAAACTGAACGAAGCAGAGGAAGAAATGCGAAAGGGGGCTGATCTTGAGCGTCAGCTGACAGAGTTGGACAAGGCTTCAAATCTCAAAGCACCTCAGATAAGTAGTACCACAGACAATGTCTTGCATACATCAAGAAAGCATTCTGATATTCATAGAAATATGCAAGTTGAGGAAGGAAGTGAAGATGATGTGACAGATCAAGATATGTCTGATCCAGCCTATCTTTCACTCCTTAAGGACTTGGGTTGGAATGATGACAGTAATGAACCTTCTAGTTCTCCAAGCAAGCTTTTGAAGAAAGAAAATGATCATTCTCTGCCTGTCAGTGATGCTTCTTTAACTAAGAATTCTAGAGCACCAAGAAAAAATAAGGGTCAAATCCAGAGGGAGCTCTTGGGATTAAAGAGAAAGGCCCTTGCTCTCAGGCGTGAAGGGAAAGCTGAAGATGCAGAGGAAGTGCTAAGCATGGCTAAAGCATTGGAAACGGAGCTTTCAGAGTTGGAAGCACCAAAAAATGAAGCACGGGTTGAGGCTACTATGATGACACATGAAATCTTAAATCCTCCACTTGAATCTGCAATTGATGAAGAAAGCAATACTCTTGTTTCGGAAGAGGATATGCGTGACCCCGCCTTGAATTCCATGCTCGTCAATCTGGGGTGGAAGGATGAATTTGAACCTGTGACTGTAAAGAAAGATCCAGCTAAAAAGGAACCATATATACACAATTCGTCTTCAGGTATTCCTGCTAAAGCTTCTAGGAGTAAGGGTGAGATTCAAAGAGAACTTTTAGCATTGAAAAGGAAGGCTCTTGCTTTAAGGCGCCAAGGAGAAATAGAAGAAGCTGAGGAAGTTTTAAGAATGGCCAAGAGTCTGGAAGCTCAAATGGAGGATGAAAAATCAGTAATGCCTGAATCATCTGACTTACAGGAAAAACCTGAGAGTTTAAGATCAACTGTTGAAGCGGATAAAGGTTCAGATACAAATATTCCATTCTTAAGGGAGTCAGGTAATTCAGTGCTTCCTCCCTCTCAGCCAATCGAAAATAAGGATCCATTATCAGCCAAGGTGAGTGCTTCAAGGGAAAATCTTGCAGAAAAGATGAACACAGCACAAACAACTGATAATATCACTTCAGATGGCCACTCCATGCATTCAATAGATAGACTTACTAGTGATGGTTCAACAAGTTCATCTCAAACAACTAATCCTATTCATTTGGGCTCCTCGGAAAATCTCAACCAAGATCAGCAACTCAAAAACCGTGTTACCACTAAAAGAGAATTGACTGGCACAAATGAAAAACCTAGCATTAGCAAGTTAAATGCTGCTCAGAATTATGCTTCCATGGACCACCTACATCAAGATATTTTAGCTCATAAAAGGAAGGCAGTTACTTTGAAAAGAGAAGGGAAACTTGCAGAAGCTAAAGAAGAACTCCGGCAGGCCAAGCTGTTAGAGAAGAGTTTGGAGGATGGAAGTGTGCAGCCAATTACTTCTTCTGCAAATAATGTTCCTGATGCATCTCATGCTGTAAAGAAGCAAGAGTCAACAAGTGTTGCCGCGAAGCAAGAGTCAACAAGTGTTGCTTCAAAACCATTGAGTAGCCGTGATCGGTTCAAGCTGCAACAGGAGTCCCTGGGCCACAAACGCCAAGCCCTAAAACTACGGAGGGAGGACCGCACAGAGGAAGCAGAAGCCGAGTTTGAAAAGGCGAAGGCGATCGAAACCCAGTTGGAGGAGTTGGCAGCCCATGATGCCAATAAACCAGATGCAGCAGAAGATGTGACTGTTGAGGATTTTCTCGATCCTCAACTCTTATCTGCTCTGAAAGCTATTGGAATCGAAGATGCTAATGTTGCATCAAGAGGCCCGGAGAGACAAGAGCCTGTGAAATCCAATGTCACTAAAGGTGAAAACTCTAACCAAGAAAGAATTCAGTTAGAAGAAAGAATCAAAGATGAAAAAAGAAAGGCGGTTAATTTGAAACGTTCAGGAAAACAAGCTGAAGCCTTGGACGCTCTTCGACGTGCCAAAATGTATGAAAAGAAGCTGAATTCAATGACATCTGGGTGA